The following proteins come from a genomic window of Cryptomeria japonica unplaced genomic scaffold, Sugi_1.0 HiC_scaffold_201, whole genome shotgun sequence:
- the LOC131868267 gene encoding UDP-glycosyltransferase 85A2-like, with amino-acid sequence MVPHALLVAFPLQGHINPMMQLAWKLVSHGFLVTFLNSDSNHNRILKANTPNSLHDNIRMISVPFEFPVMDTLEGIANGMEALGKDMGPSVIDRVVREINARNEENKLTCIIADAWMCFGLQSVATLHKIPLAAFHTALTSFFAIYYFSPSLVSLGILASDGTPKKDKTVKFHSSMPALHSGDLPWLWAGEYMFRKGIRMAEEVKHIKWVLFNSFLEIEVPLVETLSKEVGVYPIGPLIPPEFLHSRTSTKVLPSFWKNDTECLQWLDKHYAHSVIYISFGSITVLSEKQVEELAMGMEATRRPFLWLLRPDLMKGSEAILPADFLERVRDRGCIVSWAPQLEVLSHPSIACFVTHCGWNSVQESITIGVPMLCWPYFADQFLNRTYVIDVWKLGLPLNANSEGIIEKGEFVKGLEILLESEQGLEIREEARKLKIIAFWSHCFVSGLSLSCREGPCFVSFCLLCPTST; translated from the exons ATGGTTCCTCACGCTCTTCTCGTTGCTTTTCCTTTACAGGGTCACATTAATCCCATGATGCAGCTCGCCTGGAAGCTCGTCTCTCATGGATTCCTTGTCACTTTCCTCAACTCCGACAGCAATCATAATCGCATACTCAAAGCCAACACTCCAAATTCTTTGCATGATAACATCCGAATGATATCCGTTCCCTTTGAATTCCCTGTTATGGATACTCTGGAAGGCATTGCAAATGGCATGGAGGCGTTGGGAAAGGACATGGGGCCTTCTGTAATTGATAGAGTAGTTCGGGAAATAAATGCtagaaatgaagaaaacaagcTCACCTGTATAATTGCAGACGCCTGGATGTGCTTTGGCTTACAGTCGGTGGCTACGCTCCATAAAATTCCCCTCGCCGCTTTCCACACTGCTCTCACTTCATTTTTTGCCATCTACTACTTTAGTCCCAGTCTGGTCTCGCTTGGCATCCTTGCTTCGGATG GAACTCCAAAGAAAGATAAAACAGTAAAATTTCATTCCTCCATGCCGGCGCTGCATTCGGGAGATCTTCCGTGGTTGTGGGCAGGCGAATACATGTTTAGAAAAGGGATTCGTATGGCAGAGGAAGTCAAACACATCAAATGGGTCCTCTTCAATTCATTCTTAGAGATCGAAGTTCCATTAGTCGAAACGTTGTCCAAAGAAGTGGGAGTGTATCCAATAGGTCCTCTAATTCCTCCCGAGTTTCTCCATAGCAGGACAAGCACAAaggtcctcccaagcttctggaaAAATGACACAGAATGTTTACAGTGGTTAGATAAACACTATGCCCACTCTGTGATATACATATCTTTTGGAAGTATTACAGTTCTGAGTGAAAAGCAAGTGGAAGAGCTTGCTATGGGAATGGAGGCAACCCGGAGACCATTTCTGTGGCTTTTGCGCCCCGATCTGATGAAAGGAAGCGAAGCTATTTTACCTGCAGATTTCTTGGAGCGTGTGAGAGATAGGGGTTGCATAGTTTCGTGGGCCCCACAGTTAGAGGTGTTATCTCATCCTTCCATAGCCTGTTTTGTGACTCACTGTGGATGGAACTCTGTGCAGGAAAGCATCACCATTGGCGTGCCCATGCTTTGTTGGCCTTATTTTGCAGACCAGTTTCTTAACCGCACATATGTTATTGATGTGTGGAAATTGGGTTTACCATTAAATGCGAATAGCGAAGGAATTATAGAGAAGGGAGAGTTTGTAAAAGGCTTAGAGATTTTGCTGGAATCGGAACAAGGCCTTGAAATAAGAGAGGAAGCTAGAAAATTGAAGATAATTGCTTTTTGGAGCCATTGTTTTGTTTCAGGTCTTTCATTATCGTGCAGAGAGGGACCCTGTTTTGTTTCATTTTGTCTCTTGTGTCCTACTTCCACATAA